A window of Clostridioides sp. ES-S-0010-02 genomic DNA:
GTCTTACTAAATATATAGGAGAAAATGCGCTTATTTATTATAGTGTTATAAACTATATAAACACATTGGTTCTTATGACTATGATGGGTATCACTCAGGGTATGCAACCACTTACTAGTTTTTATTATGGTGCAGGAAACATAGATAATGTAAAGAAATTATTGAAGATGGGTGTAAAAGCTACAATAATAGCTTCAATAGCTGTATTTGCAATCTGTATGACTTTTTCAGAACCAATAGTTTCTCTGTTTATTCACCCAGAAGAAACTATATTATTCAATGAAGGGGTTCGTGTATTTAAAATATTCTCTATATCATTCTTGTTAGTTGGATTTAATGTAATAATTTCAGGATTCTTTGTTTCAGTAGAAAAACCATCAATTTCTACAGTTATATCTCTTGGTAGAGGTCTTATAATCGTCTCTCTAAGTTTAATTGTAATGATACTAATGTTTGGTGGTCAAGGAATATGGATGACTACTATTGTTTCTGAATTTATATGCCTTATTGCATCAATAATTTTCTTAAAGAAGAATTTTTCTACATTAGATTCTAGTCTAAAAAAAATAGCTTAAACAAAAGTAGCAATAATAATATATAAAATACAGAATACCTATTATACAATCTTGCAAACATCAATACTTTGCATACATTAAGATTGTATAATAGGTATTTTATTTATGTACTTATTTTATTTCTAAATAACCATAACCATCTTTTATTACATTTCCTTTTACTTCATATTCTACAGGAGTTCTAAATACTGGCCCATCTACTACAAATGTATGATATTCTCCATGCTCTCCACATGGGTCTGAGCCTGTTTCTTTTATCTTTTTCACAAGTTCTCTGGTTAATTTTTTTCCTAGAAATTCCTCTCCTAAATGCTTTAAGTTTACTTTTGTTATGACACTACAAAATCCACTATCTATAAATTCATATACCAATTCCTCTCTACTTTCTTGCCACAATGGTAGTTCTACCTTCATACCAACTGCATCACATCTGTCAGAGTCCCACTTTTTGTGACTTTCTATATCTATATCTCCATATGCACATATTGTTGCTCCCATGTTTTTAGCTTTTATTAAAGCTCTCTCAAAACTCTCTTCATATCCTTCTACTCCACATTCAGCAACTAACAGAGGTAGCCCAATACTATCACTTACTTGTTTAAGCATCTTATGCTCTAAGTTATGAGTCCATGATTTTCCATGTTCTTCACTTATAGTTGTCAAGAGTGCCACAGGCTTATATCCTTTTTCCAACATTCTATTTAATGCTAATATACTATCTTTACCACCACTAAATGACATTACAAATTTTTCATCAGCCATTCCTAACACCTCTTTCTTTTAACTTTACTTACTATCCTAATTATACCAAATTTTTAAGTTATATAGCAAATTATATAGTATTTTAAATCATTAGTTTACTATAAAGAATGTACCTAAAATTAAAAGTATAACCCCTATGTATTTGTATAAATGCATTGTTTCTTGTCCCAAAATCACACTATCAATAAAAAAACCGATTAGAACTTGAGATACAAGTGTTAATATAAGTGTATTTGATACCCCTAAGTTTGGAATTGCTTTTACTGTAAAATATATTATTAGCCCTCCAAATACTCCTCCTAGCAATAACTTATAATTAAAACCATTTAAAGATACTAAACATTTTAAATCTCCAGCAACTATTATACTTGCAAGAAAAAATATTGCTCCTACAGTCAAACTTATAAAGGTGGCAACCAATGCTGTTGTACTCTTACCTAATTCTCCATTTATAAAAGCTTCAAGAGCAGTAGACCCACCCGCCAATAATGCAAATATTATTGCCCATAATTTTGTCATGGACAAACCTCCTCCTATATAATTCTATTAATAAGAGTTTATGATACAACCTATTAATTAATTACTAACTAGAGTTTTATTTTTATACTATGTGGCTTTATTTGAGTATAAATTTCTGTTATAATTGTTCTATTGATTTTGGAGGTGATTTTATGTATACAAATTTTAATATCAATTTTGATAACTTTAATAAAAAGGAAAATGCTACTAAATTTATGATAATGGGAGTGTTACTTGTTATATTGGGATTCTTGTGCCTTACGTTTAAGACTCTAGGTATAAAATTAATTTCTTGGACTTTTGGAGTTGCACTTTTATTCTTTGCATATTTAAATCTTAAAAACATTAATGAGTTAAAAAGATATGCTACTAAAGAAGAAATTAAACCATCTACCAATGTTCAATGGATTCTAATAATTACATGTATACTACTTTTTATATTTCCTCAAAAAATACAGAGTATTTTCTCATTACTTTTGGGCTTTTATTTAATTTTTAATCAACTCGTAGTGTTTGTAAATAGTAAAAATAATCCATATTCTAAGTTTACAACTTGGAATATAGTTAAAACTTTATTTGGTATATGCCTTATATTGTCACCACTATTTTTATCTAGATTTATAGTCTCAATAATGTCATTTTTTATAATATTATTTGGACTTGCTCTATTTTTTTCTGGAAACAAATCTAGAAAGTATTAATTATTTTGTTGCTTTATTCTTCATTACTTAAAATAGAATTTGTTTAAGTCACCTATTTGTGGTAATATGTTTTTTGTACAAATTTAATGTACAATTTTATTAGAAATAGGTGATTACTTTGGATAAATTTAAATATGCTTTTGATAATAAAAGATATCATACTTGGAATTACTACCTTAGAAATACATTTGGAGAAAAAGTCTTTAAAGTATCAATAAATGCAGGATTTACTTGCCCAAATATTGACGGAAGTATTGGCTATGGTGGTTGTACTTATTGCAGTAAAGAAGGTTCAGGCGACTTTGCTGGAAATCCTAAGGATAATCTTATTAATCAATTTTATAATATAAGAGAAATGATGTTAAAAAAATGGCCTCATGCTAAATATATTGGCTACTTTCAAGCTTATACAAATACTTATGCACCTCTTGAGGTTTTAAAAGATAAATATGAAACTATACTATCTCTTGATGATGTTATAGGCCTTTCAATCTCAACAAGACCTGACTGTTTACCAGATGATGTAGTTGATTATCTATCTGAACTTAATAAAAGAACTAATCTATGGGTTGAACTTGGACTTCAGACAATTCATGATTCTACATCTAAAATTATAAATAGAGGACATGATTATAAAGCATTTGTTGAAGGTGTTGAAAAATTAAAGGCTAAAAATATAAAAGTAGTTGTACACATTATAAATGGTCTACCTGGTGAAGATTATAATATGATGATGGAAACTGCTAAGGCAGTCGGCAAAATGAATGTGGATGGTATAAAAATACATCTATTACATGTTATAAAAGATACTCCTATGGAGAAAATGCTTCAAAATGGGATGTTAACTCTTATGAACCAAGATGAATACATTAATCTTGTTTGTGACCAACTAGAAATATTACCTGAAACTATGATAATTCATAGACTTACTGGCGATGGTAAAAGAGATGAACTGGTTGGACCTTTATGGAGTTTAAAAAAATGGGAGATTTTAAATCAAATTGATGATACATTAAAATCTCGCAACTCCTATCAAGGTTGTAAATTTATTCAAGATTAAATAAATGATTAAAGATAACATAATAGCTATAGATAGCTTTATATAAACATAAATCTATCTATAGTTATTTTATTGTTTCCAAAGCAAATTTCATATTAAAAATTACAATGAAAAATACCCCTATATAAATATATAAGGACAAAATACATATTCTTAAATACTTTCTGTTTTCTCAGTTTGTTTTAATTTATTAGACTTATAGAACATTTTTATTCCATCATAAGAAAGATTAAGTGCTATTACAGCTGATATCAACATTAACATCACTCCAAACAGCTTTCCTATAGAAAAACTTTCTCCTAGCATAGTGCATCCAATTATAACAGAGCCAACTAATTCTACTGATGCTACAACACCTGCAACAGATAACTCTACACCTTTAGATATACCTGCTGCATAAAAAATATATGCAAGTGCCGCTGGAACAACCCCCAACATCAACATACAAGATAAAATATTTAAATCTTTAGCATAGGTTAATATTTCCCATGGTCTAGCAGAAGGAATCATAAATATCGCTCCAAATAAAAAGCTGTAAACTAATATTGTTGAACTTGAAAATTCTTTTAAGGCATTCTTACTAATAGTTGGCATAAGTGCATACGCTATTGCAGATAATATTCCAAGCAATAATCCCATAGTACTTAAGTTTTGAAAATTTAAACTTCCACCAGTTACTGCCATAATAGCTCCAATAAAGCAAAAAATCAGCGAAAATATTTTACTTCTAGTAATACTCTCTTTATAAAAAAATTTTGAAAATACAGCTAAAAACAATGGCGATGTATACAATAAAACTGCTGCTACAGATACACCTACAGTATCAATAGCTTTAAAGTAACATAAATTAAACATAGCTTGACATATAATTCCTATTATTACTGAATAAATAATTCCTCTTTTGTTTATTTTCAAAATATGTGGTGTTCTTATAGCTGAATAAACACCTAAAACTATAAATCCAAAAAATAATCTTGTAAATGCTACTTGTTCTGATGTCAATCCACTTCCCATCAGAAACTTTCCAAACAACCCAAGTGTAGCCCATAAGATTCCTGCTGTTGCTATAAATACATACCCTTTACTTTTTTCTCCCATCTTAAATACCCCTCTACTATTATTTAGTCAATACACATCATTTTTATCAAGCAAAAACCATGCCACTTTTATTTTATTTATATCGACACTAAAAACTTAGAATTTGCAACAATATTACTAGTTTTTCAACTTTTCTATAGTTATTTCAAGTATATTTTAAGTTGATTTAGACTCGCTTTAATTGTAAAATAAGTTATATATAACTTATTCAAAGTTAAAATAGACTGAAGTTTATGTATTATATAAAGATTATACTTTTAATTATATTTAATAAATTAAATATATTTTAATATATCATTAAAAATTTAGGGGGACAATAGGGAAAATGGATTTAGATTTAGAGTTTTATAAAAAAATATTAGAGGCTTCTCATGACGAAATATGTGCATCTGATGATAAAGGTATAATAATATATTGTAATAAGGCATTTGAAGAAAATTATGGTCTAAAAAAAGAAGATATTTTAGGAAAAAATGTTTCTTTCTTAGAAGAATCTGGATATTCAACAAAAAGCCCCATACCAGTAGTATTGAGAACAAAGTCTAAATTTTCACTTGAACAAGATACTCAAACAGGAAAAAAACTTATTATAACTGCAAGTCCTGTATTTGATGAAAATGGTGAGCTAGAATTCACTGTTGAAAATTGTAGAGATATAACCGAACTTAATAATATAAAAAATAAACTTGAAGATACAAAAAAACAAGTAAAAAAATACAAATCTGAAGTGGAAACACTATATAGAACCGCTCTTAGGATTGAAGATACAGTAATTATGGATGGCATAGTTATGAGACCTATTATGAATACAGTCAACCATGTTTCTAAAACTGATGTAAGTGTACTATTATTAGGAGAATCTGGAACAGGAAAGAGTTCACTTGCTAGATATATACATCACAATAGCAACAGGTCAAGTGGTCCATTTATAACTATAAACTGTGCAACCATATCTCCACAACTACTTGAATCTGAACTTTTTGGATATACTTCAGGTGCTTTTACAGGTGCAAGTACCAAAGGTAAAGTTGGTCTTGTAGAATTGGCTAACGGAGGAACTCTTTTTTTAGATGAAATAGGTGATATACCACAAAATCTACAAGCAAAATTTTTACAATTGATACAAGATAGGACTTTTACTCCAGTCGGAAGTTTAAAAAATAAAAAAGTTGACATAAGAATTATATCCGCTACAAATGCTGACTTAATTTCTAAAGTAAAAGAAAAAAAATTTAGAGAAGATTTATATTATAGATTAAATGTTATAGAAATAAAACTCCCTCCACTTAGAGAAAGAAAGGATAATTTAGTAGAGATTATAAAATATTATTTTAATAGATATTCAAGTGACTTTAATCTAAACAAGACAATTTCAAAAGAAGCTATAAGTATTATTGCAAACTACAGATTTCCAGGTAATATAAGAGAGTTACAGAATATAATTCAAAAAATCTTACTTACTTGTAGAGATAATCATATAACAACAGACGATTTACCAAGTATACTCACTAAAAATGTAAATATTGTAAATTATGGAAATAACCCTCCAACATACACAACCAATGTAGATAATTCTCTACATATTGATTATAAGAACAAAAACTTTGACACCTTGATTATGGAGTATGAAAAAAATGTAATTTTGGATGCTTATGAGAAATTTGGTAGTTCTTATAAAGTAGCTAGACAACTTGAAATTTCTCAATCCAAGGCTAATAGGCTAATTAGAAAGTATACTAATACTTAATTTTAAATTTGATAAATAAAAACTTAACATTATTTACATATTGTAAATTTCGCCAATTACTGGTATTATGAATATGGTTGAAATTATTTAAATAAATGTGATTGACTTAATTTCATATATTTACCATTAAACTTTTATCATAAATATCATATCATAATAATATATTTAATAAGTCTAATAAACTATACGAGGTGTAAATATGTTAATGAATACCCATTTTATTATGGCAAAATCGATACTTAATAATATAGATGAAAATAAAACATTCTTTATAAGCGAAAAAAATTTTATATATGGTAATATAAAGCCAGATGCTTTTTCTAAATATAAATTAAAAAAACATTATATGGATGAATCATTTAATATGATTGCTTCTAAAATAAAATATCTGTGCAGTCTTACTATAGACAGTGTTTCTAAATATTTTTCAGTAAGTAGACTTAGTCAAGAGCTTGGTGTTATCTGCCACTTTTTATGCGATTTTTTCTGCTTAGCTCATAGTGAACGCTGGGAATTTAAGCATAGTTTGAATAAACATGTTACTTATGAAAGAGAACTTGGAGCATTTGCAAAGGATGTTGATTTATCTAAAATTAAAGGTAATACTATAAATAGTGGATTTGAAAAATTTTTTGTTAAACTTTACAATGAATACAAAAAGAAAAGCGACTATATGAATGATTTAAAATTTTCAGCGTATACTTGCAATAGTGTTATAAATTATATATTAGATTCTATTTTATCTAATACAATAAAATCATACCATATAGCAAATTGTGGTTAACTTAAGAATTTTAAACTGACAATTAATATAATCAAAATGACTGCTCTACAGAATATAAAATCTAGTTTTATAATTCTACTGAACAGTCATTTTTTTATACTGAATAGGTAATACCTTATAAAATTGATTAATTAGTAAATCAACAAACAAAAATAATTTACTAATTTTTTATTACTTCTCATCAATCTTATATCTAACTGTTTATTTTTATGATAGCATCTATAGCACTTTTTACACTATCTACTACATAATTTGCACTTTGTTTTACTTCTTCTCTTGCCTTTGACATTACAAAACTATATTTAAATCCCTCTAACATACAAATATCATTTGGAGAATCTCCAATAGTAGCAACTTCATCTGGACTTACATTTAGAGTTTTTATTACATGTTCTATGCTACCTCTTTTCGATACACTTTTAGGAACTATGTTTAAAGTATAAGTACTAGAAAAATATATTTCCAACACTTCACTAAACTCACTTTTTAAATATAATTCTATTCTAGACAACTCTTCTAAATTTTCAGAGCATATACCAATATTGCCTATAAGATTATCAAAACTATCTCTTTTCTCAAAATCGGGGTCCACTATAAAATCGCTAGAATAATGTCTAAAAGCTGTTGTGTCACTATCTACAATTACATCTCCTTTATATTTAAAATACAATTGTGCATCAGTTGATTCAAATCTATCAATAACTTTTTTTACTAATTTATCATCTATAGTTTGCTTAAAAATCACATTATAATCTTTATCATGTATAAATGCACCATTTTCACATATATAATAGCCATTCATATCTAAGCTCCCTTCGATAATATCACGAGCCTGTTTGAAAACTCTACCTGTAGCAACATTAAACTGTACTCCTCTTTTTTCTATTTCCTCAATTGCTACTATATCTTCTTTTGTTATAGCTCCATTTTCATATAAAGTTCCATCTAAATCACAAAATATATGTTTTATCATAAATTAAAAGCCTCCAAAAATGATTTTATATTATACCAATACTTTAAATATAATCAATATCACAATAGTTTAAAGTTTTTCTAATTGTATTCTCAACTCATTAAGTAAATCTCTAGTAGCTCTCAATCTTATTTTTCTTCTATCTCCATTAAATATATTTTTTTTCACTATTATTTTTCCATTTATATATATTGCAGTATAAACCAACCCTACAGGCTTTTCCTCAGTTCCTCCACCAGGTCCAGCTACTCCAGTTGTAGATATACCTATATTAGCTCCAAGCCCTTTAGCAACGCCCTCAGCCATTTCTATTGCTGTTTGTTCACTTACTGCTCCAAAGTCTTCTAAAGTTTCTTTTTTTACTCCCAATCTTTTCATTTTGGCTTCATTAGAATATGTTACACATCCTTCAAGAAATACAGAAGATATTCCTGGGTAGTTTATAAGAGATGAAGATACCAAACCTCCAGTACAAGATTCAGCCACTGCTATTGTTAAGTTTTTTTCTACAAGAAGCTTAGAAACAGCATCTTCTAATGCAGACTCTCCTTCAGATACTGAAATATCTCCTTCAGTATATACATATTTACCTACTCTGTCCTTTATCTTTTCTTCTACTGGTCTTATAAATTCAAAAGCTTGTTCTTCATTTTCAGCTTTTGCAGTTATTCTTATTGTAACTTCTAATTCCTTTGCATACAAAGCAACTGTTGGATTAGTTTGTTCATCAATTATATCTAAAATTTCCAATTCTAGGTTTGACTCCCCTATTCCATACAATCTTAAAGTTTTTGATACTAGCATTTCCTTTGTAAATTGTTGTAGGTAAGGTTTGACACTTTCATTAAACATTGCCTTCATTTCTCTTGGAGGTCCAGGTAGTACTATTATACTTTTATCATCTTTCTTTAAAATAGCTCCTGGTGCTGTTCCATTATTATTTTTTAATACTATAGCATCCTTTGGAAAATATACTTGTTTCATATTATTTTCGGCCATTTTTTTTCCTGTTTTAACAAAGAATGATTCTAAGACTTCTAATGATGGTTTATGTAATTCTAATTCCTGTCCAAAATACTCTGCTGCAGTTTCTTTTGTCATATCATCACCAGTTGGTCCAAGACCTCCTGTAGTAATTACTAAATCACTTCTTTTTAAGCTTTCATCAAAACATTCTAAGAGTCTTTGCTTATTATCTCCAACTGTACTTTGATGGTATACTTCTATTCCCAATGCTGCAAGTTCTTTAGCTAAAAATTGAGAGTTTGTATTTACTATATCTCCCAACAGTATCTCTGTTCCTACACTTATTATTTCTGCTTTCAAATTTTATCACTCCTTGATTTATAGCCACTAAGACTAGTCTTAAGTTCATACCACTAATTTTAGCAAAAATAATGATATAAATAAAGTTAAAAAATCATTCAAATCTATCTGTAAGTTAGATTATCACTCTAAAACCACACATAATATAAACTTCACATGTAGTGGTACTTTCATCATCAACCATTAATTCATATAATTAAGTAAGTAAATTAAAAAATTTAATTTAAAAATAATAAAATTTAAAATAGGAGTGTATAATATGAAAATAGCAGTTATAATGGGTGGAATATCATCAGAGAGAGAAGTTTCTTTAAATTCAGGAAAAGAAATATATAATAATCTTGATAAAAGTAAATACGATGTTGTAAAGGTGATAATAGATGATAAAAAAGATATATTTACAAAAATACCAGAAGATACAGATTTTGCAGTACTAGCACTACATGGGAAATTTGGTGAAGATGGATGCATTCAGTCAGTACTTGAGACTATGGATATACCATATTCTGGATGTGGACCTCTTTGTAGTGGAATGTGTATGGACAAAAACATCACTAAAAAAATGCTTAGAGATTCAGACCTTCCTACTGCTCCATGGGCTTTAGTAAAATCAATTGATGAAATAAATTATGATGAGATAGACAAAATAGGCTATCCAGTATTTATAAAACCAAATTCAGGAGGTTCAAGTGTTGCTACATTCTTCATCCATTCCAAAGATGAAGTTGAAGAAGCAGTTCGTAAAGGTTTAGAAGTTGATGAGTTTGTAATGATTGAAAAATATATACCAGGTGGAGAATATACTTCATTCATATTAAATGGCGAAGTATTTCCTACTATATCTATAAAATCAGACTCAGGATTCTTTGATTATGAAGCTAAATACTCACTTGAAAAAGGAGCAAAAGAAGAAGTTATTTATTTAGATGATGAACTTCAAAAAAGAGTAAATGAGATTTCTGAGACTTGTTGGAAAATTTTTAATTGCAAAGCATATGTAAGAGTTGATATGATTATAAGTGAAGGTATTCCTTATGTTCTTGAGCTAAATACTCTTCCTGGCATGACTAAAACTAGTTTAATACCTAGAAGTGCCGCTGCTAAAGGTCTTGAGTATAGCCAATTATTAGATAAACTTATAGAATACTCTTTAAATTAGATAATACAATTTGAGGTGGTAATTTGATATTTTCAAATCTAAGATTAAATGATAGTGAACCAATTTATATACAAATTAAAAATTATATAAGTGATATGATATCAAAAGGATTAATTCCAGACAATAGTAAGCTCCCTTCTACAAGGGAGCTTAGTCAGCTTTTACAAGTTAGTAGAAATTCCATAGTCTTAACTTATGAAGAACTAAAATCAGAGGGCTTAATCTACTCTGTTTCAGGAAAAGGTACATTTGTTAATTCAAAAAATAAATCTTCAAACACTACATGGTCTTTAAATTGGGATTGTTTAGAGAATACATACTCTAAAAAAGCTAATGAATTAGATATTATAAAAAGCGAAATACCTTGGAGCTCTAACCTAATATCATTTAAAAGTATATCTCCTGATGGAGATTTATTTGATATGGAGGAATTAAAAAAATCTTTTTTAAATAGAATCTCATTAGAAGGTCACAAACTACTTAACTATGGATATGCACAAGGTTATAAACCTCTTATTGACTATTTGCTTGAATATATGACAAATAAGGGCGTTGATATTAATAACAAAGATATATTAATTACAAATGGATTTACAGAAGGCTTTGATATTATTATGTCCTCTTTCACTCAAGAAGGAGACTATATAATTTGTGAAAATCCTACTCACAACACAGCTATAAAAATTATGAAGTCACACAATCTCAATATTTTAGGTGTGGATATATCTGAAAATGGTTTAGATTTCAATATGCTCGAAAATCGTTTAATTGAGTACAAAAATAAAATAAAATTTGCATATATTACACCTTCTTATCACAACCCAACAGGGATTGTAATGACCCCTGAAAATAGATATAGATTCTATAATCTTATGAAAAAATACAATATAGCAATTATAGAAGATGGATTTAATGAAGAATTACTCTACAATAGTTCTCATATATTTCCCCTCTGCTCTCTTGATAATATGAATAATGGTGTTGTATATATTGGTAGCTTTTCAAAAATTTTATTTCCTGGAATAAGAATTGGATGGATTTTTGCAGATAAAAAAGTTATAGATAAGTTAGAAAGTGTAAAAAGGTGCAGAAATATACATGTATCTTTTTTAGACCAAGGTATTT
This region includes:
- a CDS encoding diphthine--ammonia ligase, with amino-acid sequence MADEKFVMSFSGGKDSILALNRMLEKGYKPVALLTTISEEHGKSWTHNLEHKMLKQVSDSIGLPLLVAECGVEGYEESFERALIKAKNMGATICAYGDIDIESHKKWDSDRCDAVGMKVELPLWQESREELVYEFIDSGFCSVITKVNLKHLGEEFLGKKLTRELVKKIKETGSDPCGEHGEYHTFVVDGPVFRTPVEYEVKGNVIKDGYGYLEIK
- a CDS encoding DMT family transporter translates to MTKLWAIIFALLAGGSTALEAFINGELGKSTTALVATFISLTVGAIFFLASIIVAGDLKCLVSLNGFNYKLLLGGVFGGLIIYFTVKAIPNLGVSNTLILTLVSQVLIGFFIDSVILGQETMHLYKYIGVILLILGTFFIVN
- a CDS encoding DUF308 domain-containing protein; translation: MYTNFNINFDNFNKKENATKFMIMGVLLVILGFLCLTFKTLGIKLISWTFGVALLFFAYLNLKNINELKRYATKEEIKPSTNVQWILIITCILLFIFPQKIQSIFSLLLGFYLIFNQLVVFVNSKNNPYSKFTTWNIVKTLFGICLILSPLFLSRFIVSIMSFFIILFGLALFFSGNKSRKY
- a CDS encoding TIGR01212 family radical SAM protein (This family includes YhcC from E. coli K-12, an uncharacterized radical SAM protein.) — encoded protein: MDKFKYAFDNKRYHTWNYYLRNTFGEKVFKVSINAGFTCPNIDGSIGYGGCTYCSKEGSGDFAGNPKDNLINQFYNIREMMLKKWPHAKYIGYFQAYTNTYAPLEVLKDKYETILSLDDVIGLSISTRPDCLPDDVVDYLSELNKRTNLWVELGLQTIHDSTSKIINRGHDYKAFVEGVEKLKAKNIKVVVHIINGLPGEDYNMMMETAKAVGKMNVDGIKIHLLHVIKDTPMEKMLQNGMLTLMNQDEYINLVCDQLEILPETMIIHRLTGDGKRDELVGPLWSLKKWEILNQIDDTLKSRNSYQGCKFIQD
- a CDS encoding EamA family transporter; this translates as MGEKSKGYVFIATAGILWATLGLFGKFLMGSGLTSEQVAFTRLFFGFIVLGVYSAIRTPHILKINKRGIIYSVIIGIICQAMFNLCYFKAIDTVGVSVAAVLLYTSPLFLAVFSKFFYKESITRSKIFSLIFCFIGAIMAVTGGSLNFQNLSTMGLLLGILSAIAYALMPTISKNALKEFSSSTILVYSFLFGAIFMIPSARPWEILTYAKDLNILSCMLMLGVVPAALAYIFYAAGISKGVELSVAGVVASVELVGSVIIGCTMLGESFSIGKLFGVMLMLISAVIALNLSYDGIKMFYKSNKLKQTEKTESI
- a CDS encoding sigma 54-interacting transcriptional regulator is translated as MDLDLEFYKKILEASHDEICASDDKGIIIYCNKAFEENYGLKKEDILGKNVSFLEESGYSTKSPIPVVLRTKSKFSLEQDTQTGKKLIITASPVFDENGELEFTVENCRDITELNNIKNKLEDTKKQVKKYKSEVETLYRTALRIEDTVIMDGIVMRPIMNTVNHVSKTDVSVLLLGESGTGKSSLARYIHHNSNRSSGPFITINCATISPQLLESELFGYTSGAFTGASTKGKVGLVELANGGTLFLDEIGDIPQNLQAKFLQLIQDRTFTPVGSLKNKKVDIRIISATNADLISKVKEKKFREDLYYRLNVIEIKLPPLRERKDNLVEIIKYYFNRYSSDFNLNKTISKEAISIIANYRFPGNIRELQNIIQKILLTCRDNHITTDDLPSILTKNVNIVNYGNNPPTYTTNVDNSLHIDYKNKNFDTLIMEYEKNVILDAYEKFGSSYKVARQLEISQSKANRLIRKYTNT
- a CDS encoding zinc dependent phospholipase C family protein, whose amino-acid sequence is MLMNTHFIMAKSILNNIDENKTFFISEKNFIYGNIKPDAFSKYKLKKHYMDESFNMIASKIKYLCSLTIDSVSKYFSVSRLSQELGVICHFLCDFFCLAHSERWEFKHSLNKHVTYERELGAFAKDVDLSKIKGNTINSGFEKFFVKLYNEYKKKSDYMNDLKFSAYTCNSVINYILDSILSNTIKSYHIANCG
- a CDS encoding HAD family phosphatase; this encodes MIKHIFCDLDGTLYENGAITKEDIVAIEEIEKRGVQFNVATGRVFKQARDIIEGSLDMNGYYICENGAFIHDKDYNVIFKQTIDDKLVKKVIDRFESTDAQLYFKYKGDVIVDSDTTAFRHYSSDFIVDPDFEKRDSFDNLIGNIGICSENLEELSRIELYLKSEFSEVLEIYFSSTYTLNIVPKSVSKRGSIEHVIKTLNVSPDEVATIGDSPNDICMLEGFKYSFVMSKAREEVKQSANYVVDSVKSAIDAIIKINS
- a CDS encoding competence/damage-inducible protein A, which gives rise to MKAEIISVGTEILLGDIVNTNSQFLAKELAALGIEVYHQSTVGDNKQRLLECFDESLKRSDLVITTGGLGPTGDDMTKETAAEYFGQELELHKPSLEVLESFFVKTGKKMAENNMKQVYFPKDAIVLKNNNGTAPGAILKKDDKSIIVLPGPPREMKAMFNESVKPYLQQFTKEMLVSKTLRLYGIGESNLELEILDIIDEQTNPTVALYAKELEVTIRITAKAENEEQAFEFIRPVEEKIKDRVGKYVYTEGDISVSEGESALEDAVSKLLVEKNLTIAVAESCTGGLVSSSLINYPGISSVFLEGCVTYSNEAKMKRLGVKKETLEDFGAVSEQTAIEMAEGVAKGLGANIGISTTGVAGPGGGTEEKPVGLVYTAIYINGKIIVKKNIFNGDRRKIRLRATRDLLNELRIQLEKL
- a CDS encoding D-alanine--D-alanine ligase, encoding MKIAVIMGGISSEREVSLNSGKEIYNNLDKSKYDVVKVIIDDKKDIFTKIPEDTDFAVLALHGKFGEDGCIQSVLETMDIPYSGCGPLCSGMCMDKNITKKMLRDSDLPTAPWALVKSIDEINYDEIDKIGYPVFIKPNSGGSSVATFFIHSKDEVEEAVRKGLEVDEFVMIEKYIPGGEYTSFILNGEVFPTISIKSDSGFFDYEAKYSLEKGAKEEVIYLDDELQKRVNEISETCWKIFNCKAYVRVDMIISEGIPYVLELNTLPGMTKTSLIPRSAAAKGLEYSQLLDKLIEYSLN
- a CDS encoding PLP-dependent aminotransferase family protein; this encodes MIFSNLRLNDSEPIYIQIKNYISDMISKGLIPDNSKLPSTRELSQLLQVSRNSIVLTYEELKSEGLIYSVSGKGTFVNSKNKSSNTTWSLNWDCLENTYSKKANELDIIKSEIPWSSNLISFKSISPDGDLFDMEELKKSFLNRISLEGHKLLNYGYAQGYKPLIDYLLEYMTNKGVDINNKDILITNGFTEGFDIIMSSFTQEGDYIICENPTHNTAIKIMKSHNLNILGVDISENGLDFNMLENRLIEYKNKIKFAYITPSYHNPTGIVMTPENRYRFYNLMKKYNIAIIEDGFNEELLYNSSHIFPLCSLDNMNNGVVYIGSFSKILFPGIRIGWIFADKKVIDKLESVKRCRNIHVSFLDQGILFDYLSNGGFEKYVKKIRKFYGDKFNFAYECVKKYMQTEYILGDGGLHIFIKLKNIDTRKLLEKCYKKNVIFMPGDLFFTNGFGSDTLRLGFSRLSFEDIETGIKIIAETIDEMS